AGTAGAGAAGTTCCACAACGAAACTTGAGTGTCATACATATCAATATTATAATCATCACGCCAGTTACCACCATAATAATCTGTCATAGAAGGAGGAGGAGAACGTAATGGCTCATTCGCAatactcaaaatcaaatcattcaTTTCTTCATCATATTCTGACGTCACCACCGGAACAACTTGTTCTTCCCCAACACTCTGTTGTTCACATTGTTTGTCTTCAACCACAAACAACTGAGCAGCTTCCATCGCCGCTCTTCTTATCTCCACCGCGTCAGTAGTTTCCGGCAACCTCAACCGCCATGCTGAGTCAGCAAAATTAAGACAAGCTGATTTCCCACGAAGAGTGAGTGCAGCAACATCATGTGCACGTGCAGCCATTTCAGGTGTTGGATATGTTCCAAGCCAAATCCTTGATTTGTTATTATTAGGAACACGCATCTCACAAACCCATTTGTTATTGTCCCTTGCTCTTACTCCTCTGTAAATAGGATGTCTTGTCTCCTTGAACACTCTTCTCCCTGCTCGTTTCTTTGGTCGTGTTGATGCTAATATAACTTCTTCATTACTACTTGTACGGTTTGTAGAATAACT
The genomic region above belongs to Cicer arietinum cultivar CDC Frontier isolate Library 1 chromosome 4, Cicar.CDCFrontier_v2.0, whole genome shotgun sequence and contains:
- the LOC101515002 gene encoding dehydration-responsive element-binding protein 1E-like, with amino-acid sequence MDDIFMSSLNYATQQHLNISSSSSSSETSYSTNRTSSNEEVILASTRPKKRAGRRVFKETRHPIYRGVRARDNNKWVCEMRVPNNNKSRIWLGTYPTPEMAARAHDVAALTLRGKSACLNFADSAWRLRLPETTDAVEIRRAAMEAAQLFVVEDKQCEQQSVGEEQVVPVVTSEYDEEMNDLILSIANEPLRSPPPSMTDYYGGNWRDDYNIDMYDTQVSLWNFST